GATGCTGCTTCTTCTCTCTCAACCAGGCCTCTGCTTCAACACACTCATTTAGCACCTAAAATGCATCAAGAAAGAGAATGTTAGAAAATCATTAGAGTAGCACGGAGATAACTAATGAAGACAGCCAAACAAGCCATCACCTTCTGCTTTTCAGCCATGTCAATGTGATCAAATTTGGGATCACTAGACATAGCTGCCTCTCTATAACTGTTGATACAATAAGCAAGCTGATCAATCACAGAACTCCTTTCTGTGTATTCCTTGTACCGTTCTTCAATGGGGTCACCTTGCTGTAGTTTtcagcaaaaataaaaaatgtaacttGCATGTCACTTATTTTTGCAGAGATCAGAAGAACAAAGAGAATATAACATTCAGCAAAATCACACATAAACTTACCTTTTTCAGCTCCTCAAGCTTGGCAATATAAACACCTTTGGTTTCATCCTCACCATCTTCATACAACCAATCTTCAACTTCCTGTAGTCTAGCAGAAAACTGCTCTCTTTCAGAATCAGTGACAAAATCCTGATACTTGTCGCAAAGCTGTAGACAGCAAAGAATGTTTATTCAAGAGAATAGTAAAACATACGTGTATATTTATGGAAGGCTATGCAACAAATGGCAGTTTACCTTATTCCTCATGTCATAGACATAAGCCTCAACAGCATTTTTCCtatcttttgtttcttccaTTACTCGATCTTGCAAAGCCATTTCAAACTCCTTCTCCACAGCCTTTTGCACATCTGCTGGTACCATTCCACCATATACCAATTCCAACACGGGGATGTTTGTTTTCTTCACCTTTTTCTTTGGGGCCTGCAcagacaaataaatttatacacataCAAAACTCAAATAGCCGTTTGCTGTCTTAATGATATACTAGCAAGTCCCCCACAAAACGCATATGCCACTTCATTTATGTGGTaagtttctaataaaattagtataatCCGCTTCTTTGAAAAAAGCAtagggtgtgtgtgtgtgtgtgtgtgtgtgtgtgtgaactCTCTCATCCCACACAAAAGCAAAGGAAATATTCAAAATAGCTCTCTATAGTCACCCCACCCAATAATAAACACATACCTTAGCATCAGTCTCCATTTCGGCAGTCTTTTCACCTGACTCAGGAACACCATTTTCAGAACCAGGGTAATCAGCACTTGTCTTAGCATCCTGCATATTTACATCAGTCCCATCAGAACTTGAAGGAGGAGCCTCAGCAGGAGTCTCATCAGTCTCCATCTTAGCAGCTTCTTTTTCTGGCTCTTTTGTGACCGGaacttcaatttcttcttccTCCAAGAGCTAAACCAGACAGAAGAACAACTGTAACTCAAGCATGCAACAAGAATATCTGTCACTTGAATAAAATGACAATGAGAAACTTACTGTTGCCGACTCAATGGATACAATTCCATGCAAATTCAATCGAACTTTCACTTTGACTTTGGCCCGTTCACTTTTAGTAGATTGGAAGGGACCAATCTGcccatatttaaaataaatattgttatattgaCAAAGACAAATACATCCGAAAAAACCAAAGTTGCAATCCAATGTTGGAGATAAACTAATTGAGCAGATTACTAACTGTATAAGTACTGATCTTGGCAGGTGCCTGCAAGTCGCTCACATCAGCATACTGGACATCTACAGTGAAAGTACCTGACCTATAGAAAGTCAAAGCCTTAACACTAGGTATTGGATTTCCCTTTGGAAACACAATAGTGTTTTGCTGGTTATCAGTTGCTTCATTTTGAGCCTCTGATGCAGAGCCTTTCCATGACAAAGCAATTGAAAATGGGAAGCTCTCATTTACCTTTGGAAACAACCAAACGAAGAACCATTACTGATCATTTAATGTATGATCTAATTAAACAAATCTCTgtttatcaataaatatcataacttTTCAGAATAGCCTTGGCCTTAAAAGAGAGTAACACTCTGCTCATCTGGAACAGagaattaaatgatatatccTGCCTCACAGCATTCTAGTGAGAGGTTAAGCTTTGAATGACTTAACACTACACCAAAAACCTTTCAACAGAGAATTAATGACATTGTTTTGCGCATAAAGAAGGCGAAAATGAAAATCATCTCAACTGAAACAACTCAAGCTCAATCATCCAGGACCACAAAAACTGCACCAGGAAACCAAATCAGGGGAAAAAATAACCATTTAAACAAATAACTCCAATGTAAGACttctctttaaaaataaagagaaaaaaaaaaaaaaaccttacaGTGGTACATTTTCTACACCTTAAGTAATCTCTCAATAATTATcatgaaagaagaaaagctATGAACATAACATCCAAGAggcattaaaatataaataaataacaaaaatttaaccCCATAACAGATATAAACAAGAAGAAAGCTCATTTAAAACCAAGATTTACTGTACCAAAAAAATCCCAGCTATCAAAGGAAAGATTTTTACCTGAAACTCTCTCACTTTGAATGTCGGACTAAGGATTGCACATTGTAAAGCACAACCCCTGGCAACACACTCACTTGCATTCATCGTACGCCTAGGCTCCTTACCAAAGAATTCTGTTAAGATCTTGATTATAGAAGGAACACGAGAGGCTGAACCAACAACCTCAACCATGTGAATATTCTCCACAGAAAGACCAGTTTCAGCCAGAGCCTTTTCCAAAGGCCTCTTCACACGTTCCAAAATTGAAGCACTAATTTGTTCAAACTCATCCCTCTTAATGAAGCCCCTCACATCCTTCTCATCCATCAAACATTCAATACTCAAAGGTGCCGCAGGATTGGCACTAAGAACTTTCTTCAATTTCTCACAGGCAGCTCTAAGTCGAAGGCAGGCCCGGGAATTCTGGAATACATCAATTTTGTATTCATCCTTGAACTTAGCTGCAAAATGCTGGAATAGAACTTCATCAAAATCCCTACCACCCAGTGACTGATCAAAAGAGTGACCCAATATCTTAAGTTGACCCTTCTTGAAACCCGCTATGCATACTTGCAAACTTGAATTCCCAACATCCACAAAGGCGACATTCAATGGGTCATTTTCCGGCAAATCCGTCTTATAAATACCATATGCCAATGCTGTCGCTGTAGTTTCATGAATCAGGCGTAGAGGGTGCAAGCCTGCAATTTGGGCTGCATCTAACACAGCTCTTCTTTGAAGGTCAGTGAAATAAACAGGAATTCCAATGCAGCAGTCCACCACAGCCGCATTCAGATTCTTCTGTGCTATGCTTTTCAAATCTGACAACAACATTCCCAGAACTTGGGTAGGAGTAAATGTCTTTATTTCACCCAAGTATCGTGCATGTATCAAAGGAAATCCATCAGGACCTTCAGTGACGGCAAATGGCAATGACTTAAGATCCCTTTGCAACTCAGGGTCAGAAAATTGTCGCCCAATCAAACGTTTTATCTGCGAGATTGTATTTTTGGGGTTCATCATAGCTGAAGCAGCTCCTGCAGTCCCGATGAACCTCTGCTTGTCACCAAAACAAACAATAGCTGGAGTCTCGCGCTTTGATTCATCATTAAGCACAACATCAATACCCCTTTGCCTTGCAACAGCAACAATACAGCTTTCGTTGCCAAAATCAAAACCTACCACGCTCATCTTGTCCAAGAACTAACCAATTTTATTGAGTCAAATTGGCCTGCTCCTAACAAAACAAACAGCCTGAGTTAGAAAAAGAGTAGACGAAATAAACTTTACAAAAATGATAACATAAGATGAATGAAAACAAACATAACTAAGATATGTTACAGCACTGCCTTACGTTAATCAAAATGTTTAGTAACCCACAACAATGTTTTGATAGACCACGGCTCATGAAAGAATCCAACCAATGTGAAGTTATATAAGTAACATACTGTATATGACTTCAAATGTTAATATTTCAGAAACCTCCTAAAAGATTGATAAGAGTTGCTATCCTCACAAAATAACTAAGCCAGTACCATCACTGGGCAATCGCTGCAAATCAAACAATCATTCATTCATTGAAAAATAAGCTTCCCAGTTGGTTCACAATTACATTCAATGGCCAGCAACAAATCAAATCGCATGCAAAACTCCTCTCATACATACAAGTACCGTATACAAACCATTCGCAGTCAGCCACACAAAAATCAAGcctaaaccctaaatcataCCTTAAACATTAATACaatgcaaaaatttcaattggCAGTGACATAAAACTCAATCGTCAACAGCAATCACTTGGATTTCACATGTACAAAGACGACTAAATGAAATGACAACAACTGAATCTACAACTTATAAAGTAATAACAATATCTCAGAATCAGCAACACAAACAAGCTGAATCTAATAATGAACACATAATCCACAACCAATGGGGACAATGATAACACACAAGCTGGAATCCAGTTAGACAAAGGCACAGATCTAAGAATTCGGAAAAGAACCCTACAGTCAAACTCAAAACCCTTTGCTTAAGAGGAAGCTAGGGTTTGAGATCGTACCTTATAAAGACAGTAGACTTTTGTTGAGTTCTGGAAAATTCTATGTAAATGCTTTCGGTTTGGGTTTTGGTATGGcgagaaaacaaaaacacaaaaatgaaacaatgcgaagaagagagagagacgTGAGGGGGGTTTGAATGGAGAGGGACACCCAAGGGTTtgtttagaattttcaaaaaatattttattattttgattttaagtttgtttttggtTTATAGATTTCTGAGGAGTCAATTGGTCCTGGAGAGGTCTAGAGATTTATTGCCTCTTCTAGAAAGATCTACGattcttgaatttgaattgtgGACCCtcacaaaattttgttttgtggAGTAATGGGCTGGGCTGGAAATCTCTAAAGGCCCAAgttattattttgtgttatgAGGTTTGAGCAATGGTTTGAAGaggttttgaatttgaattaagagtCATATGGTATCGTTTTAAGATTATAGGAAGGTTGGTTTAAgtgtttcaaattttaaattggcCAAATAacatttcctacccaaggtttgaaaaaagGACAGTTCTcatcctttaaatttgaaaaatcattttctcacatatatatcaaagtccacaattaaatttaaatttaaatttaaaagtttgtaagtatttatatcattttatctaaattttataataaacgtataattaattgttattttgtccataaagtttaaaatttttataataatatttttagtagaTTGAACCATGAACAGTATTGTGAgggtttaaatattatttttcaaacatatgAAGAATAAAAGGATATCTTTCTTTatcttgtttaaaaaattactatattcactatatatattttgaaaatatattatatggtcttaataatttataatagaaCATGCATATCCTTAATTTGTTGTATCATGTCCAATTTTTTTAGGTGtaacattcattttttaaattgctgAGGGGCATATtagtatttatgaaattttgaaaaaaactcccaatttttttgaatttccaaaactctctaaaatttctttaattctctaatattttaaaaaattataatttatctctaaatataCTATTATAAGTTATTGATACTCTTATTTATATTtgcattaataaatttttatactaattttaattaaaattaatataaattagagatataaaattttagagaaaaaagttatttagtttaaagatttttttaacaattttataaaaggttttatttaacaaaattaacatatgagtagaaaattttttttttttttaaatttaactaataagatgatgaatttgatttctctctctctctctctctctatatataagATTTCAACAATTATTTAGTCCATTTACATTGAAGttttgaagaagaaagagacaAAATGGGGttgttgatttttataaatacttttttagGTTTTTAGAAATCTCTGCTATGCAtttataaaagaatttcaattcaaagtGTTTGATTGGGTCAATTCTAATTCTAATATTTCCAGTCAAACAATGGCATCATTTTCCATTTTCCCATCCAAATACCTTGGCCAACCAACAACAGTAAGCgcatgatttattttattttcactctTTCCAGAATGTTCATTCATGCACCAGGGAAGTCTGGACACGTTTTTGACTGATATCTAGAAGTGCATGCCTTCAACCCTGGTTTCATAAGAGTTTATTATCTCacgttttatgttttttgacatTTAAATGATCTGATcttgtaatttatcttatacAAGGATCATCACTCTTCTGTTGTCATTATTGACAGATTTAAGGATCATGTCCCTGCGAAGTCCCATCCTGTATATAAGCAAGCAGTACCATTTTCAGGGATTTTTGGATCTAATTGTTTTTGGGTGAGAAGCAAAGCTCCATTAGCTAGAAGGATTCATGGTGTTATAGAGGTCCCAAACTTAACCCAGATCGGCATAGTTGATTTTGTGTGGTTGCAACAGTTGCTTTTGTCAAAACTGTGAATGGATGATGTGAGAGACCATGTTCATGAAGCAATATGATTAACATATGAAAATGGAAGAAGAGTAGATGTAAAGGTCCTCAATTACCAGCGGCTTCCCACAGCCCTTGTTATGCAAAGAGATACTCATGTCACTGCTATGAATCAGAGGAAATGATTTTCACTGACAGTTAGCTCTACAATAATACTGGCATGTATTTATTTCTTAAGCTGGTATTTTGGTGGGATATTATTTAAGCCTGAGGGTCTTGTAATTATTTCAGAATACAAGAAATCAAATGATTTGAATTTCGAGAGTTGCATCTAATctttatgattaaaataataaaaaaaaaagtgggatAAACATCATCATTTATgtattacaaaatttttcctcatattttttcaataaaatggtAGTTATTCTAATCAAATTACCGGAAAATGATCAATATCTTAAAGTTTAAATCATATACAaagagattaattaattatttttgaaaatcacTTAAAGATATGTCAATTGGGTTGGGACAAATGAAGGTCTAGCTCGAAGCCCGTAATTTAAGCCCGGTATAATACTGTAGCATTATGAGCCTTTTGGGTTCAGTTGTaagctttaatattaaatctatagGTAGATTCAGTTTGATCCGATGTTgtttacaaatgaaaaaaaaaaaaaacagaagctTTCATTGCTTCTGCCACAAGCAAGAGCCTTGGAAGCgagactttattttttttattttttatttttttctatataaatcaatccaaatcttttttatttatacatctcttaatttcaattcttttattatattctcaatctcattttttctttgaaaaactgtctgaatttgtaaataataatttcttatatttataatttcatttttattttaattttattattacaaaatattacaaatggattcaatgtcgaatgaattcagaaatttggatgttgaggatgagtagataaatggtatgatatatatattttattttatatttgtaattatacaatatgtaaattaatttatttgtactatgttataaacttataatatttttgatcatATAACTATGATATTTCTTCatcacaagtgagagattataaatgaaatgtttgaaatattatcctcggttttaataattgaaaaataatttgtatttaaaatttttaataaactgTTTAAACGGGCCGACTAAGGCCCGACCTTATATACAAGACCGACCCAACCCAAAGACCCATTATGGTGCTGACTTAAGGCCCAGCCCGACCTATTAACGTGTCTACTTAAATGGTTAAGAAAGATGGATAAATCCCAAACTTGACCTTTTTTTGTCATTACCATCTCTCCCTTTACATATTTCTGTTAATCCAATCCTATTCCCACAATCTTATCTTATATAAGggaattttattctaattttgacAAAGACCCACCACCAAATACACGAatggttttaaaataaatttgtatgatATTTTGTCATTCAACCTCaagcaataaaacaaaaacttttcCAAAAAATCCCAATCAGTAGTAGCTTGTTGTTTTAATTGTGCCTCCACCATCTCTTGCATGGAATGTCAACtcaataatgattttacccttacttttaactaaaaatttgaatgacAGTTAacccatatataaatatttagctTTTTTATCTATTGTgagtgtgattttgaatttcaactaaaacttAGATAAGAATTTGTCCTTTTCCCTATACGTAATCATTTCTGAAAAAAGCATCAAATGTTAACTTACTTTGCTGTCTGGATAAAGCCAAACAACTAAGATTTTGAGAAACTGATTGCAAgtgattataataattaagtctcaagaccaattaattaaaactgaaaagctttttaaacttgtattcatataaaattagttataaatgATTACTTCCAATAATCTTGTGAATATGTATCACGCGTTATAACTAATGCGTGTTTCAAATATAGTGAATGTATATTACGCGCTATATCCACCAGTTGCGTATGCATATTAATACTATATGTCTCAACAAAATCTTGGTTTTttcataacatacataatatgACATGTAGTTATTAGCAATGAATTATTCATGCATATGCATACAAATAAGAGTTTTTCCCTTGACTAATTAATAGGTGTTTCTACATGTTTGGAAACCTTTAGCACATGTTGTGCAAACACAAATGCTTCACATCATTTTGgatatgcatcaaattaaatccCATGCATACAGTAAAGATATTACACAAccaataataaaacaaaatttcataaaaaaaatgaaataaccaATGGGATACTCATCAAGTTCCTCATAAAGATCGATTATTCATCTAGTTATTTGAACGTACTCCTTCCTTGGAGCTCATGAAGATAACcatttacatatattattaaaattaatttataaatggaGTTGACATTTCTGTCTAAAGACAAAATGTTAACAATATGTTAAGTATCTCATGAGCTCATTTAATTGTTCATTATGTCTTGTGAAATGAGAAGGGCGTATTACCAATATACTTCGGTGTATGGATATAGATTATATCATATGGGTTGAATAGTTTCTTACAACTTAACAAGAAACAATTTATGAAAAGTGGCAGTATTCAAATTGTATTAGTCTTTTGATAATGAAGTACAATGTTTAGGGCTAACAAATGATATACAAAACCCTTCAATCGCAGCACACTAGCATCTATATACGATTGGAGGGTTGCTTCTACTcttaatgatgaaaaaaaagtcaattaagCATCATCAATAACTTAATGTATTACAAAATTTTCTGTCATATTCTTGCAATAATGGCAGTTAACCAAATCAAACAGTAGGAACATTACCAGTATCTAAAAGCTTAAATCATAAACAGAaagattgattaattaattaattattcttgaaAATCACTCACACGGCTAAGAAAGATGAATAAATCCAACACCTTACATTTTTCGTGGAGACCATCATCTCCtctccattattttttaatctaatcttATTCCCACAATCTTACCTCACAAGAGGAAATCTTATTCTAGTTCTCACGAAGACCCACAACCAAATCCACAAATgctcttaaaataaatttgtatgattttttcTCATTCAGCTTGAAGTAACAAAACAAAAGCTTTTCCAAAAAATCCCAATCAACAGTGGCTTGATGTTGCAGTCGTGCCTCCACCATTTCCTGCATGGAACGTCGAAAATCATTGTAAGGACTCAGAGATTCTGTCAACACTGCAATGGAGTCGCCTAGAAGCTTCACATGATTGGAATCAGTAGAAATTGTAGAAGAATCATTATTTGGGGAACAGTTTGTAGGTGAAGTTAAAGTCACCATGTTCTTAGGGTTGGTGGTGAAACTGTCATGAGCTTCTTTGAAAAATGGGTGAGAACCCCAAAGGTGCACTGACTGTTCAATGAACCTTTGTGAATTAAACAATGCCCTTTCTGGAGTTTTATCCTCATCacaatcttcttctttctttttatcatcTTCTCCGTCATTCATGTAAAGAGatccaaaattttcataaagatATTGATCGATATCTAAGAGTGTTGCAGCATTAGTATTATTGTTGTTGTCATCTTTCTGACTACGATCAAGTGCAAAAGATATGGCTCTGGGTTGTTTGCAGcctaaaatgattaaatttttcgAGTTCGAGAATGAATAAGAAGATGGTATTAAAGATCGAATATTTGATGGGTATTTCTTTAACTTGGAGAGACACTTTTTCAAAGATTTTGGAATTCGTTTGGGCATTTTTTGTTTATGGGTATGGAATATTGTTTGGGTTGAAGGTGGAAGGGGTGTGGtgtgatttataaataaacaaagaaagtaatataattaaagtattCAATGCTTTAGGAACATATTTagtatatcaattaaatttaaagacttccaagaaacaaaaataaaagaaaaagagaaaaggggTATGAATTTTATTGCAAATTTGGTAGGCAAGCCTTGAATGAAGTCAGATTTgttttaaatgaatatatatggttaaataataatatttattaactactTTATTGTGAAACGTAAATGATATTAGATTTGTCAtctattaattcaaaaatatcatAGCTGATacgaagaaaatgaaaaataaaaaaagtagaaGAATTTTGGCTTCGCCCGGCCTCGGATCGGAGACTTTCAGTGTGTTAGATTGACGTGATAACCAACTACACCACGAAACCTGCAGCTTTCTTGTTCCAGcatctttaatttaaacaaaaaatttataaacgaATTCAGACCGCTTTTTAATGTTGTATTAATATAGTATAAAATcgtactaataatattatatgtattcattttaaaaatataaataaatatgtatttatatttattatcatattattaagtattatattatttttaatttaaaatcactcaatatataataacatatataaatgtatatgaatttgtatactcaaaatgagtaaacataattttatttttcccttaaacccttttaattatcaataactATCACAAATGCACTCTTTTTTTACcttgatatgaaaaaaattgttcccTAGTTTCAACCGTGTTTTAGAACATATTACGTTGTGGCATCCACATCGTGTTAAcatgaaatattaactttaataacccACAAGAAAGAGTTAGTATCAAGTATTAAGAACCATTTAGTAATAAGAAGAAGggtaaaagactatttcccacctaagttttaactcaatctcagtaatataattatgacagataaaaaacttaaacattcatCAATCTCTAaactactattaaaatttttattaaatataagagtaaaattattatttaataataaaatttaaaaatatataattttatttcttttttatgtcatattttaaaatttaacatttaacccttatacataactttgaaaagtgactccCTCCTAATCCCTAAATTTTTTTCCTCACCCCTCTGGTCATCGGCGATCTGTGTGACACATTGTTAGACAACGAGTGTCATCTAGTGAGGATGACACTTGCTGTCTAGTATGGGCAACAAAACGTTGTCCAAATCTAGATAATTGTTGTCATCCTAgggtagggatggcaatggggaggggcggggaggggatatcaatccccgtccccgttacagggataaaaaataatccccgtcccctccccgcgaaggaaaatcccctcctcgtccccgcggggaaaaatctcctccccatccccgtgggaaaaaatcccctcccaatacccgtaaatataaatttcaattcctttatgtatttcaataaataaaataaatcatattctctcaaaatattacttgctacaagagctacaaaatattcattattattttagttcaaatacaaagttttcataaaatctaacaatatgcaataatcaatctcttcattaatagctcttcatgtatgtgatttagggtaattttataataacattaaatttaacacttttcattcactttaattgattttatcaagtttataatttgtttttttttgtgtaaaacctggtggattgactaactaaattttgaagttgaaataaaattaatttagtgcatttgcattttatgataatgagattctggggtctttttaatatattagattaatagttcagaaattagtaaaagctgataattgataattcaaaaattagtaaaattaaagttttagttttaataagtcataatgtaaaaatttctagaacttaatagtttagaaattattatattaatatattagatttaaggggtgggaaggggtggggtggggaggggatgggccgGGCTGGGCCGGgccggggcggggaggggaggggaggggcggggaaaTATGTATCCTCGTCCCCgactacggggattttttttcatccccatccccgcctctttccccgtttttatccgggaatcccctccccgttagggtcggggagagTCGGGGTccctaaaatcgggtccaaattgtcatctctatccTAGGGTGACAATCGTCATCTCTATCCTAGGGTGACAATCGTCATCCAAAGGTCATCCTCTGGACAACTTCGTCTTGTTTCTTTGTCGTTAATTCACCATTTGTTAAAGAAAATGGCTGAATTTCAAGTTTGGTATCCTAAgggaaaaagtgaaattttcaaaacttaatcaatggggaaaatgttagttttttaaatcaaaggggaaataagatataattttaattattttaatattactaataaaataacgattttaccccttaaTCCCAATAGAAAATTTGTGGGTGTATCATAACATACTAAAACTTAATTCAGTATTTCAGTTTTTTATCTGtcataagtatatatttatcgTTTCACCAAAACTTAGGTAGGAAATTGTCCTTTTTCCAAAGAACAAAGTGTGTATATATCATTTCTAAAAAGAGCATCAAATGTTGACTTGCTCCAAACGACCAAGATTTTGAGGAGCCAATTGCAAGTGATTATGATAATTAAGTCCCAAGATTAATTAATCGAAATTGAAAAGTTTTGAAACGTGTACTCAAAGAGTATCAGTTACAAATGATTGTTTTCAATATTGTTGTGAAGATATATCACGCATTACTACTTCGAGGTATTTCAAATATTGTGAATATATATCACACGCTACTATTATTACGTGTTTTAAGTATTATAAATGTACATTACATGCTATATCcatcatatgaataatatatattgacaaaatcttaattttgtcgtaatatacatattatatgatgTAAGAATTAGTACTAAATTATTCATGCATGCATGTGCATACAAGTGTGAGATTTTCCCTCAACTAATTAATAGGTGTTTCTACATGTTTAAACCCTCTAGCACATGCCGCGCAAGCACAAaaccaataatttattttgaatgtttcccattattttagatatgcatca
Above is a genomic segment from Mangifera indica cultivar Alphonso chromosome 3, CATAS_Mindica_2.1, whole genome shotgun sequence containing:
- the LOC123210957 gene encoding transcription repressor OFP14-like, translating into MPKRIPKSLKKCLSKLKKYPSNIRSLIPSSYSFSNSKNLIILGCKQPRAISFALDRSQKDDNNNNTNAATLLDIDQYLYENFGSLYMNDGEDDKKKEEDCDEDKTPERALFNSQRFIEQSVHLWGSHPFFKEAHDSFTTNPKNMVTLTSPTNCSPNNDSSTISTDSNHVKLLGDSIAVLTESLSPYNDFRRSMQEMVEARLQHQATVDWDFLEKLLFCYFKLNEKKSYKFILRAFVDLVVGLREN
- the LOC123211365 gene encoding heat shock 70 kDa protein 15-like, with the protein product MSVVGFDFGNESCIVAVARQRGIDVVLNDESKRETPAIVCFGDKQRFIGTAGAASAMMNPKNTISQIKRLIGRQFSDPELQRDLKSLPFAVTEGPDGFPLIHARYLGEIKTFTPTQVLGMLLSDLKSIAQKNLNAAVVDCCIGIPVYFTDLQRRAVLDAAQIAGLHPLRLIHETTATALAYGIYKTDLPENDPLNVAFVDVGNSSLQVCIAGFKKGQLKILGHSFDQSLGGRDFDEVLFQHFAAKFKDEYKIDVFQNSRACLRLRAACEKLKKVLSANPAAPLSIECLMDEKDVRGFIKRDEFEQISASILERVKRPLEKALAETGLSVENIHMVEVVGSASRVPSIIKILTEFFGKEPRRTMNASECVARGCALQCAILSPTFKVREFQVNESFPFSIALSWKGSASEAQNEATDNQQNTIVFPKGNPIPSVKALTFYRSGTFTVDVQYADVSDLQAPAKISTYTIGPFQSTKSERAKVKVKVRLNLHGIVSIESATLLEEEEIEVPVTKEPEKEAAKMETDETPAEAPPSSSDGTDVNMQDAKTSADYPGSENGVPESGEKTAEMETDAKAPKKKVKKTNIPVLELVYGGMVPADVQKAVEKEFEMALQDRVMEETKDRKNAVEAYVYDMRNKLCDKYQDFVTDSEREQFSARLQEVEDWLYEDGEDETKGVYIAKLEELKKQGDPIEERYKEYTERSSVIDQLAYCINSYREAAMSSDPKFDHIDMAEKQKVLNECVEAEAWLREKKQHQDSLPKYAAPVLLLADVRRKAEALDRFCRPIMTKPKPTKAATPEAPATPPSQGGESQPHGGDAHPNENAGNATGEAAAASGEPMETEKSENTSNTA